Proteins encoded within one genomic window of Triticum aestivum cultivar Chinese Spring chromosome 2D, IWGSC CS RefSeq v2.1, whole genome shotgun sequence:
- the LOC123053783 gene encoding peroxidase 46 produces the protein MDRGRRRQWGVVCSALLLSALLAVASAQSPSPARAPKPAPSLPAAPRSAQRPSSPAVPAPKPPAASPAPKQTPSPSASPVPKPPAPRAPAQAPKPSSPAAPAASPVPKPPTPRAPAQAPKPPSPPPPASSAPKPSPVAPAPAQKPSPPTTPPPPPPQKPSAPPTPPPAPTQPPTNSSPPTPSLALSPNFYAASCPSVELAVNDVVRSASTLDPSIPGKLLRMVFHDCFVEGCDASVLIQGSGTERTDPANLSLGGFNVIDEAKRLLEAVCPATVSCSDIIVLAARDAVTFTGGPSVPVSLGRRDSLVSLASNVRANIIDTGFSVDAMAASFASKGLSLDDLVTLSGGHTIGSAHCGTFRERFRPDANGSMVPVDGTMNAEYATELMRACAASGSAAVGCDDGSAAAFDNRYFSNLLDGRGLLRTDAVLVQNATTRARVAAFAQSQDSFFGSWAGSFVRLTNLGVKTGSDGEVRRLCSSVNG, from the exons ATGGATCGAGGTCGGAGGAGGCAATGGGGCGTCGTATGCTCGGCGCTGCTCCTGTCGGCGCTGCTGGCGGTCGCCTCCGCGCAGTCGCCGTCCCCGGCGCGGGCGCCCAAGCCGGCACCGTCTCTTCCCGCGGCTCCGCGGTCGGCTCAAAGGCCGTCGTCTCCAGCCGTGCCGGCGCCCAAGCCCCCTGCTGCGTCGCCGGCGCCGAAGCAGACACCTAGCCCTTCGGCCTCGCCGGTGCCGAAGCCGCCGGCTCCGcgcgcgccggcgcaggcgccaAAGCCATCGTCTCCAGCTGCACCCGCGGCGTCACCGGTTCCAAAGCCACCCACTCCACGTGCGCCGGCGCAGGCCCCAAAGCCGCCGTCACCCCCACCCCCGGCGTCGTCGGCACCAAAGCCGTCACCTGTCGCCCCAGCGCCGGCTCAAAAGCCGTCTCCTCCtacgactccaccaccaccaccaccacagaaACCATCTGCTCCTCCGACTCCACCACCGGCTCCGACACAGCCTCCGACGAACTCATCCCCGCCGACGCCTTCATTGGCTCTGTCGCCCAACTTCTACGCCGCCTCCTGCCCGAGCGTGGAGCTGGCGGTGAACGATGTCGTCAGGTCGGCCTCCACCTTGGACCCTAGCATCCCCGGCAAGCTTCTCAGGATGGTCTTCCATGACTGCTTCGTAGAG GGATGCGACGCGTCGGTGCTGATCCAAGGCAGCGGCACGGAGAGGACCGACCCGGCGAACCTCTCGCTCGGCGGGTTCAACGTCATCGACGAGGCCAAGAGGCTGCTCGAAGCCGTGTGCCCGGCGACCGTTTCTTGCAGCGACATCATAGTTCTCGCCGCGAGAGACGCTGTCACATTT ACCGGAGGACCGTCGGTGCCGGTCTCCCTCGGCCGACGTGACAGCCTCGTCTCCCTTGCGTCCAACGTCCGAGCAAACATCATCGACACCGGCTTCTCCGTCGACGCCATGGCGGCGAGCTTCGCCTCGAAGGGGCTCTCCCTGGACGACCTCGTCACCCTCTCAG GCGGGCACACGATCGGGTCGGCGCACTGCGGCACGTTCCGGGAGCGGTTCCGGCCGGACGCGAACGGGAGCATGGTGCCGGTGGACGGCACGATGAACGCCGAGTACGCGacggagctgatgcgggcgtgcGCCGCGTCCGGGAGCGCGGCGGTGGGCTGCGACGACGGCTCGGCGGCGGCGTTCGACAACCGCTACTTCAGCAACCTGCTGGACGGGCGCGGGCTGCTGCGCACGGACGCGGTGCTGGTGCAGAACGCCACGACGCGGGCCAGGGTGGCGGCGTTCGCGCAGAGCCAGGACAGCTTCTTCGGCAGCTGGGCCGGCTCGTTCGTCCGGCTGACCAACCTCGGCGTCAAGACCGGCTCCGACGGCGAGGTCCGGCGGCTCTGCTCCAGCGTCAACGGCTGA
- the LOC123053782 gene encoding S-adenosylmethionine decarboxylase proenzyme: MAAPTSAIGFEGYEKRLEITFSEASIFADPHGRGLRALSRAQIDSVLDLARCTIVSELSNKDFDSYVLSESSLFIYSQKIVIKTCGTTMLLLTIPRILELAEELCMPLAAVKYSRGMFIFPGAQPAPHRSFSEEVDVLNRYFGHLKSGGNAYVIGDPAKPGQKWHIYYATEQPEQPMVTLEMCMTGLDKKKASVFFKTQADGHVSCAKEMTKLSGISDIIPEMEVCDFDFEPCGYSMNAINGSAVSTIHVTPEDGFSYASYEVMGMDASALAYGDIVKRVLRCFGPSEFSVAVTIFGGRGHAATWGKKLEAEAYDCNNVVEQELPCGGVLIYQSFAANEEVAVSAGSPRSVFHCFEAESVQSHPLVKEGKLANLLAWRAEEDSLEEGAVLCE; this comes from the coding sequence ATGGCTGCCCCGACCTCTGCAATCGGGTTCGAGGGCTACGAGAAGCGCCTCGAGATCACCTTCTCCGAGGCATCGATCTTTGCCGACCCTCATGGTCGTGGCCTGCGCGCCCTCTCTAGGGCCCAGATTGACTCTGTTCTTGATCTTGCACGGTGCACCATTGTGTCCGAGCTCTCCAACAAGGACTTCGACTCGTATGTGCTATCTGAGTCCAGCCTGTTCATCTATTCTCAGAAGATTGTGATCAAGACCTGTGGGACTACCATGCTCCTGCTCACCATTCCTAGGATTCTTGAGCTTGCTGAAGAGCTGTGCATGCCGCTTGCTGCCGTCAAGTACTCTCGTGGGATGTTCATCTTCCCCGGCGCACAGCCTGCTCCCCACAGGAGCTTCTCTGAGGAGGTTGATGTCCTGAACCGCTACTTCGGCCACCTGAAGTCTGGTGGCAATGCTTATGTGATCGGAGACCCAGCGAAGCCTGGCCAGAAGTGGCACATCTACTATGCCACCGAGCAACCTGAGCAGCCCATGGTCACCCTGGAGATGTGCATGACTGGGCTGGACAAGAAGAAGGCCTCTGTCTTCTTCAAGACTCAAGCTGATGGCCACGTTTCCTGTGCCAAGGAGATGACCAAGCTCTCTGGAATCTCTGACATTATCCCTGAGATGGAGGTCTGTGACTTCGACTTCGAGCCCTGCGGCTACTCCATGAACGCCATCAACGGATCTGCCGTCTCCACCATCCATGTGACCCCCGAGGACGGCTTCAGCTACGCGAGCTACGAGGTCATGGGCATGGACGCCTCCGCCCTGGCCTACGGCGACATCGTCAAGAGGGTCCTCCGGTGCTTTGGCCCTTCAGAGTTCTCTGTGGCGGTCACCATCTTCGGTGGCCGTGGCCACGCCGCCACCTGGGGCAAGAAGCTCGAAGCTGAGGCATACGACTGCAACAACGTTGTGGAGCAGGAGCTCCCCTGCGGGGGCGTCCTCATCTACCAGAGCTTTGCCGCGAACGAAGAGGTTGCTGTCTCTGCCGGGTCGCCCAGGTCCGTCTTCCACTGCTTCGAGGCCGAGAGTGTGCAGAGCCACCCTCTGGTCAAGGAAGGCAAGCTCGCCAACCTCCTCGCATGGCGGGCGGAGGAGGATTCCCTGGAGGAGGGCGCGGTGCTGTGCGAGTGA